A stretch of Pirellulales bacterium DNA encodes these proteins:
- a CDS encoding DUF6496 domain-containing protein gives MPDKRTIEKAVADKRAGKSASTQAGEFVHDEIDKIRHGEHGARSAKQAIAIGLSEARRAGVDLPPPKRGKTTERTRKSAEYAYEVGQGERKTTRRPKVAKAVKRALKREPTDTVSRAALSRQARTAASQRSAGSRSASAKKAAATKGPAERSTAARKGARTRSSRKK, from the coding sequence ATGCCGGACAAACGCACCATCGAAAAAGCCGTCGCCGACAAACGTGCTGGCAAATCCGCGTCGACCCAGGCCGGGGAGTTCGTCCACGATGAAATCGATAAGATCAGGCATGGCGAGCACGGTGCGCGCTCGGCGAAGCAGGCGATCGCAATCGGATTGTCGGAAGCCCGGCGGGCGGGTGTCGACCTGCCACCGCCGAAGCGGGGAAAGACCACGGAACGGACCCGCAAAAGCGCGGAATACGCCTATGAGGTGGGGCAAGGGGAGCGGAAGACGACGCGGCGCCCGAAAGTTGCCAAGGCCGTGAAACGTGCGTTGAAACGTGAGCCCACTGATACGGTCTCGCGTGCGGCGCTCTCTCGGCAGGCGCGGACTGCGGCCTCCCAGCGATCGGCGGGGTCGCGCTCGGCTTCGGCAAAGAAGGCTGCGGCGACCAAAGGTCCGGCCGAGCGTAGCACGGCGGCGCGAAAGGGTGCTCGCACACGCAGTTCCCGCAA